CGGCGGTGGCAGTGGGGGGAATCTCGAGCGTGAACTTGGCGGCCGGAATATCGCGGTTAAAGCTGACGCTCTGGAAGAAGAGGCGCGCGCGGAATTGGCCATCGCGTGACACGAGTTCGGCTTCATCAGGTTCCAGTGGCGGCGTGTGCTTTGCGTCGATGCCGATTCGCGCATTGAGTGCAAGTTCGTGATCGCGATCGATGGCTTGCTGGCGCAGAAGGTTTTTGCTTTGGCGGTAGTCGACCTGCCAGTGCGCCGTGTCAGGAAGCAGAATCGTTCCGCGCAGCAGCGCCAACAATGCGTCGATCACATGCGCCGACTGCTGCAACTCGCCGGCATCCAGATCGCTGCGGCTGCCGTGGAAGAAGCGGTTTTCGCGCGGGAAATAGGCCGTCAGGGAGTCGCCGCTGATTACCGCTTTGAGCACTGCCTGGCCGAGGAAGCCGCGCAGGTAAAGCGAGGTGTGCGCCGGGGCGGCGCTGAAGACCTCGACGCGGAAATCATCAAACTTGCCGTCGCGCTGCGCCTTGACACGCACCAGCGCGGCGAAGCTCTGGGCTTCCGTTTCTTGCCGCGCCACGAGTTCCCGAAGCTCCAGAGATGGAGAGTCGGTGAGGACACCGCGCGCAGCACAGCCGCTCAGAATCAGCAGCCCCGCCATGCCCACCCAAATCAGTTTGTGCACGATCAGGTCAGGGGAAAGCCGGTCAGGAGATTGACGGTGGTCTTGACAAACGGTCCGATGATCGCCCAGATCGGCGAGATCGGAAAGACGAAGCCCATGAAGATGATCCCGAGCAGGATCATCGGGCCATAACGCTCGAGTCCGATGGCGAAGTTCTCGTACTCGGGCGGCAAGAGCGCGATCAGCACCTTGGAGCCGTCCAGCGGCGGCAGCGGAATCATGTTGAAAAACGCCAGCGAGCAATTGATCACGATCATCAGATAGACAAAGTTGTAGCCCACCGACAGGTCGCGTTCACCCAGACCCACGTGCGGCAGCAGGTGGAACAGCACGGCCGCCAGCATGGCCAGCATGATATTCGAGATCGGACCGGCGAGGCTGACCCAGAGTGTCCCCTGCCGCCAGTTGCGGAAATTGGCCGGGTTGATCGGCACCGGTTTGGCCCAGCCGAACCGGAAACCGCTGGCGATCATCATCAGCACGCCCATCAAATCCATGTGTGCGATCGGATTGAGCGTCAGCCGCCCAAGTGCCTTGGCGGTGGGATCGCCCAACTTGTACGCCGACCAAGCGTGCGCGAACTCGTGCACGGTCAGCGAGAGAAACAGAATCGGCAAGGCAATGATCGCTTGTTGCCAGTCAATCACAATCGGGTCCTCCGAACATCACCCTCTATAATACGATTTCAGCGCAGCCGTTCCCTATAAAATTGCGGGTGGACGAGTGCCGCAACACGGCGGCGGGATGGATTAATCAAGTGGTGTTTAGTTGAGTGCTTTGATCCACGACGACGGTGCATCATCGAGGAGTGGCGGACGTTGCGACCAGACCCAGAATCCACGCGGCCAATCCCACTTGCCGCCGCGTAAGGTCTGATAAGTCGCAACGGCATGTCCGAGATTGGGGATCACAACGGCTCGAAATGGCCGGCCCGCTGACTTGACGCAGGTTTCCATCAAGGCAAGATTGCTCTCCGGCGCTACGTGAGTATCGTTGGCAGCGAACAGTGCCAGCACGGGGCATGGGACGCGTCGCAGATCGGGCGCGGGGTCGTAAGCGTTGAGTCGCCACCAGGTCAGATCGGCATCATCGGCGGAATCGGCGAAGTGGCCAAAATCGCTCCAACCGACCCGGGCGGCGGAGTAGGAACGTTTCTTGAAGTTGGTGAAGTCGATCTTCTCGTTGACCAGTTCGAAGTACAGTCGGGCCTGCGCGGCGGCCGAGTCGATTTGCGGCTCGGTGAATTCTGCGGCGCGCATTGTCCGCGCCAGGCCGTCGAGTTCCTGCGCTTCGACGCTGAGTGCCGGACCTTGAAACAGCACCAGGAAGTTTACTTGCGAAGATCGCGCGGCGGCATTCGTCGCCACCCAACCTCCGCGACTGACGCCAATCAACCCGGCACGATCCGACTTGATTCCCGGCAGAGTGCGCGTCTCGTTCAGCACTGCGAGAGCATCGTCCGCCAGCTCAAAGAGCGTAGCCTCGCGGTTCCCGGAGGACTGCCCTTTCCCCTGCTGATCGTAGAGCACCACGGCTATGCCGCGTTGCGTCAGCGCATAGGCATGGGAGCGATAGACCCAATCGGCCCGGGTGCTGTCACCGCCGCC
This region of Candidatus Zixiibacteriota bacterium genomic DNA includes:
- a CDS encoding site-2 protease family protein produces the protein MIDWQQAIIALPILFLSLTVHEFAHAWSAYKLGDPTAKALGRLTLNPIAHMDLMGVLMMIASGFRFGWAKPVPINPANFRNWRQGTLWVSLAGPISNIMLAMLAAVLFHLLPHVGLGERDLSVGYNFVYLMIVINCSLAFFNMIPLPPLDGSKVLIALLPPEYENFAIGLERYGPMILLGIIFMGFVFPISPIWAIIGPFVKTTVNLLTGFPLT
- a CDS encoding alpha/beta hydrolase, whose product is MRPLTTLWLIGIAFFAQVTLKADTKWLAGSWEGAFVRDGAIQEVLVDLSVNPDGWSGYYAIPELAIYEELLRDIEVSDSLLTLSFNYGRFELVPHADIEQLTGINTKWGPPVRLHLKRATAPLQLWFTKTDVTINSGEAALSATVFKPRGAGPFPLAVIVHGGGDSTRADWVYRSHAYALTQRGIAVVLYDQQGKGQSSGNREATLFELADDALAVLNETRTLPGIKSDRAGLIGVSRGGWVATNAAARSSQVNFLVLFQGPALSVEAQELDGLARTMRAAEFTEPQIDSAAAQARLYFELVNEKIDFTNFKKRSYSAARVGWSDFGHFADSADDADLTWWRLNAYDPAPDLRRVPCPVLALFAANDTHVAPESNLALMETCVKSAGRPFRAVVIPNLGHAVATYQTLRGGKWDWPRGFWVWSQRPPLLDDAPSSWIKALN